Genomic window (Mya arenaria isolate MELC-2E11 chromosome 16, ASM2691426v1):
AGTACCGTgaatgtaaaccgtccatatacatccgaggttgttttcgataaaaatgtcCGAGGAGTTCCGAAAGCGATGTTTCTAATTCAAACGAAAGTATAGCTCTTGAATACGAAAAGTGtttcccttttttatttaaatgtacgtcacaaaatatgtattcaaattAACGAAGTGGTGTGGGTGTGTGTGTATAATTTGGTTGTGCCACAAGTTATAATAACATTCGAGAATGGCTATCCCCgcaaatttaaatttgtttttagacAGTCATATCACTAAAACTTAATTGTGTACCATTTACACTGCTTTAAACATCATCTGAAGATGGTTAGTTTAACAAAATGTTGGACTTTTCGGGCGAAAGATATAAGAAACCAAgaggaaaatggaaaaaaataaacaaacatgttaaaaaatgtgaCTGTGACACTAAATAAAATCTTCGCATCTGGAACaggaaaaacaaacagttttatatGGTATCCATTaattccattattattttttcgtaCATCTATTTTGTATGCACTGCCTCTTCGTATTTggactctctctctctctctctctctctctctctgtgtgtgtgtgtgtgtgtcccTCGCTCTCGATCGCTCTCTCTCACGCTCTCTGTGTccctctcccccccccccctctctctctctctctctctctctctctctcttttaTACATGAATATGCAGCTCTATCATAAACTTGTAAAAAAGgaacatgtttttataaatttattaaatataataatcatacaaaaaacataaaaatgagtATCAAAATGTTCGTCCACCCTAGCACCATCCCGGTGACCAGTTGCCGCCGAAGTGTTTAGGGTCTGAGGCGGGATCGGGGAGCGGGAAGTTGGAGGGCACCATGGTTGCCTTGTAAAAACTGAGCCGGTCCAGCAGTTTGGAAACCACGTCTGGGTGGTCACTCGCTATGTCATGGTGCTCCGTCGGGTCGGCTGTAATatgtatattcatataatttatacGATATATCAATAAGCACTGTACAATATACGACACCTTTAGAAATCTAAATTCACAATGCACATCACAATGCGCTAACTGAAAGAGTTAACTAAGCTTCACATTCATTCTCAGTCCGTAAAATATGTTATGAGCGTGGCTAACTTTCTGATAAACTAATAACTCTGAAATTATAACTGTTTCAGTGGCGCATTCAGGACTTGATGTGAtgggggggggcgtaacttatggggcataaccttttgacttgctcCCCTCCCTCGGAACCGCAAATTATTTGGTTTATAGTATTGGGAGGCCGGTTTGGGGGAACTCCcctcaagaaaaaaataacactatctagtccaaaatggtgcagTTTGGGCgtatattattttacttttttccctgtaatgaaataaaatgttaacgtggacttttctcttctttttttttgggggggggaggggggcgtgTGTGCCCCCATCGATCCGCTATGGTGTGTTTGGCCATCCGGGAaggaattaaatataaaaaagtccAAGAGTTTTTTGGCGGCCTCAAAGCTGAGCAAATCTCGCCTGTCGGGAGACAACGGTATTCAAAACGTCCATAAAAAACCCTCCCGGCCACCATCATCCCACCATTGTAAAGCCACCTTTAATAGAACATTAAAACTTCTCTCGTTTTACCTTGAAGGTCGAACAGTTGATGCTTTGCAAATGACGCATTGACCATGTCCGATGCTACCAGTGGCGGAAGTGGCGTCCAGCCGTTATAGTGGCCCGGAGAGCCTTCTATCAGCTTATACTGGCCAACCCTGGATGGTATGCATTATTAATGGTTTTGTTCAAAGTTCTAGCCAGCCATTGTAGGCAAAGCAATCaaaagtcattttatatttaaccatGTGTAACTCAAATTCCACGCGGCGGTTACTTTCCTCAGCCTTACAGAAATACCATTCGGAATTCCTAGatcattttccattgaaaacaacatcggatgtatatAGACGGTTTACAAAGTCAAGACatcttttcattttaacaacgctgcaaatagatcgcgtttGAATTTCAATTCATCAGTGAAACTTTATGattttactcttgggaatcttaattatttttgcaataatttaaatcattggcaatcagtttaaaataaaatgtacatcatacataataaaacactacaggtaattaatactattattcaaaaatgtacGAACTACTTATACCGTACActttcggagctcctcggccattttttttcaaaaacaacctcggatgtatgccggtacatcagttaaagtagttcgtaattttttgaataacatcattaattaaatgtagggtttaaaagttgtatttattgatctcagtttaaattgattgccagtgaagtgttttattgcaaacataatttaaattcccaagagttaagtcatatagtttaactgctaaataagatAACTACGCGATcaatttgcagcggacttaaacgtaccactttttgagtatgtaaaacgtccaaatacataaaatggccgaggagttccgaatgataccGTACATATACACCCGACATTGTTTCAtaggaaaatggccgagaaatTCCGAATGACAGAAATCACTGCGTAGAAAATTGTATGACACAATCAACATTAAATTCAGCATATCAAACAATCACATCTAAAATgacatgtgttttaaataatactaGTAATATCTTTATAAACTGGGATAATGTGAAGCAACTGATATGTACACGTAATCAAAAATATCGGACCTGATGGCCGCATTCTTGTCAATGTCGTCGATGTTGTAGACGAACTCCGAGCGTGCGGATGGAGCTCCGGAACTGACGGTGGGCCACTGGTTAACCCCGTCCATACCGGCGTCTGCGGGAAAACGTGAACTGTTATTGTTATAACATGGGAACCCAGAGACTCGTTAATAAGCAGTATTGTTTGTATCACAATAATAATGTACATCATCACAAACATCGAAAAGAATGTTGTTGATACTACAATGTCACAGTACAAAACATCCAAGAAGAGCAAAAAGAAAagcaagaagaagaagaaaaataagaagaagaagaagaagaagacgctgacgaaaaagaagaagaagaaaccAAAAAGAAGAATtacaagaagaagaagaagaagaagaagaagaagaagaagaagaagaattaCAAGAAGAAAGAAGAACATGAACAATGacaagaagaacaagaagaagaGCAAGGAGGACAATaacaagaatatttaaaaaaaatcaccagcAGCAGAAGCAACAGCATCAAGGTCAGCATCAGCAGCATCATACACAAAACTATTGTCTTCATGCTCAcaatcattattaaaacattgtttaatatcaCTATTGTTATACTGAATGAAGCGTTTATACAAGCTTTTGTGGATATGAAAAGATTTTCCCAGTTGGTGGATTTAGTTAGGGTATGTATGTTGATGAGTTAACATTTTATCTATTTATCAAAGAAGATGGTACCTGGTTCCCCTCCTGCGAGTGTAAGAAATTTTGGAAACCAGTCTAATACTGTTAAGCTTACTTTAAAACATACCTGGTTCCCCTCCTGCGAGTGTAAGAAGTGTTGGAAACCAGTCCACAGCATGaatcattctgtaaatagatacataaatgaatgatttaagTACTCGTTGTACAATAAGGCTTCCGAAGTTTGCCGAAGTACATGCATCTCTGAATTATCCATAAatctgttgttattgtttagtGTATCCTTACTAAGCACCACATCTTGACCTATTTAGCATCGGATTCCTGAAGATAATCTGGTAACAatttagtccatataaacagccgcttcagagcctttgacgattttttttgtCGACTTGTacgtttatgcaccagtcaattgtaaccacgtaACCacggtataccggggatagcctgggaaatgggccgtgtttttactttcaagAGGGCCCCGCAGTGCGGGTgcatgcggtggttttgtcttcgcaataaaatagcggggaatgggccttacctagagtctctggggtgcgggggcatttggcgggaattttaccagcagttcgtcccagcagggcggggattttacccgggcttggctggaccgaaagtcaaagtccccgctattccgcggacctggggaggccgtggttttaattgactagtgcattacggAACAACATAAATATCCAAACGTTAAAAAAGTTTcctatacgcgcattattgtgaCTGGTTCAATATTGTTAAAGAATACGTGTTACGGTAAAACGGATAGGAACCCGACCCACTAATACGTGATTTCAGGATGCCTCGAGACCTCATATAATTAGGTTGTTTGTGGCCTTCACATATTGAGAAATAGGTCATTTATATTGAgaaataggttttttttttcatttttggaaaaacgagtaaatatgaaaactgtaaTAACTCTTCATGgtgttttaaatgtcttttattttaaaaattagttATAAGTTAGCAAATACCTTGCAAATGGTAACATAATTGTATGGGGTCATCACAATTTAACAATAGGCTTTATGAGGCCATACAAGAAGTTAAGACTAGAATACAAGAAGCTATTTTGTTGTGGGTCTGAGTGCTGAAGTATTTCACTCCTATTGATCCATTTACCATGATATCATTTAGCATGATATTATTATCTTCTTCGTAATATTTCCCATTTATAATGATACTCATTGAGCTATTTAGTATGAAAAACCATGTGCATAGTTACTGTAAGTGTTTATTAAGTGgaaattgttgaaataaatagtgcAATTGCACTCAGATTACATTTGAAGTTTGTAAAGCATGCCTACTCGTTGTTCGTGTATCCGGTTTTCTCCAAGAGGTTTTCACTGTACACGAAGGCCGCCCCTCGCGTGCCGCCCTCCCATAGCGTCGTCTTGGCACCCCGAAGCGGCAGGTTGTTTGAGGCCGTATACGTCGGCCCGCCGTTCTGCCAACGGAAGTTATACATGAATCAACGTTAGACACGGAATCGACAAAAGCTAATGATGGTTTAAAAGACGTGAAATGTGCGTGGTTTCAGACCAAGACAAGAAATTCGATTAATAGTTTCCGGTGAAGGaatactgtatacatgtatgtgtaatgcaccagtcaatcgtAACCACCCCAGGCCCGGGAAAAAGTGGGGACTGTTGGTCCAGACAAACCCGGGTAAAACCTCAGCCacgcggggacaaactgctggtaaaaccccTGCTAAATGCCCCCGCGATCCCGGTAAAAagacggcccatttcccctgctttccccggtataccctcggaccgggggggggggggcttacaattgaatggtgcataatTCAAACATATCTTTGAACAGATCTCTATATATGCGAACGCACTCACGTCAGTGGTGAAGACGATGATAGCATTGTCCATGAATCCCCGGTCTCTCAGGGCGGAAGTGATGTTGCCGACCGCCTCGTCCAGTGCACTAACCATGCCTGCACAACAAACGCATAAAGTGAAGACGATGAtcaattttgtaaaatgcaaaaatgtattcaaaaatatgataataaggCCTGGAAGACTTAAAGCTCATGTTaggaaaatatatgtatattgaccAAAACATTGGCTTCATACTTATTAGACACTGATTATACCTAACAAAACAGGCTGAAATATACTAACATCATTTAAGTATCATTTAACCACACAAACATGGAAACCCCAAATAAATGCTTACTGGGGAAAAATGACTCCCTTAAATATCCTCCATGAAAGTATTTGTTGGTGCATTCATTAGAATCAATCTatgtaataatgataaacagACCATTTAAAAATCATTGAATTCTATTGGTACCCCGAAAAATGCAAAATCCTTGAATTTCATTGTCCACCCAAAATGCAAACTCCTTGATTTCCATTGGCCCACAAAAATGCAAAAGCCTTGATTtccattccccccccccccaaaaaaaaaaaaaatatatatatttttttttttgcaaaatccTTGATTTCCAATGGCCCCGTAAAAATGCAAAATCCTTGATTTCCATTGGCccacaaaaatgtaaaatgcttGATTTCCATTGAACCACAAAATGCGAAATCCTTGATTTCCATTGGCTCCCCAAAATGCAAAATCCTTGATTTgcattgcccccccccccccccccccccctaaaaatGCAAAACCTTGATTTCCATGGCCCCAGAAAGTGCAAACACCAAATAAAGTTAAAGACAAACATACCACAATAGGTACGCCTGGACTTGGTAGAAATATTTGCATACATGTCTTCATATTGTTGAGGAACCTGCAGAGACAAGAATTGTGTCAATTGTGTATTCGAccaaatgttttaagaaaaattgcAATGCTTCAAACAGCAAGCGAcaagttatacatgtattgtgcACTATCTTGTAAAGATATTCGAATCGTTACTTTGATAAGCAATAGGTAGACATATATTGACTGATGGGGGCTATTGTGTCAGAAAATGTGACGAAGAAAAACACTTTAGTATTAAAATGCCACttaaaaagttgttttcatTAATGTATGTTAACATTCCTAGCATATCCTGTAATAATCTATACATACAACAGTTACATCCCTTGTCGTACAGAAATCAATACCATCAATCACGTGACAAATATCGAAATCACATGACATATTTCacaatgtttttattacttttttaagctttaattttgaaaacaacgtCATATTATGGcaatttaataacatattgcaTGGATACAAAAGGAAACAGACTGCCACATTAGTTAAGTAAAGGCTTAGGCTAATCTTAGCTTACTGTATACAGTTTTATCCCTATGGCAATGTTACGCGTACCCTGCAAGCGGGGAACCATATCGCAACTCGTTAGCTGTCAACACCTTAACTTAAAAAACACAGGGTTGTCTGCACAGTCGAGgtgcatgtatttatattatcataaacTTGTATTACCCTAACTCACTTAATCAATGTTTAAGAGGTTTTACCTGAAGCGGGGCATGCACGGACTGGAAGGGCAGATAGAGGTAGAGCTGGTCCTTCTCCGGATCCACAGAGTCCAGTATCTCCTCCGCTCGCGCAGCTATCACATTCTGGATCACCAAACACACGTACATTTAGGAAACCGGCATGAGcataattacttttttaaaacaatatccaTGTTTAAAGTTTCGGGTACGCTTGCATCGACACTactttaaatattgtatgtCTACACGCATCGCTAACCGAGTACATTCAAAATATGAGATCATTTCCGAAGGTAAAAGTTCTTCATTCGGGAAATTTCCCTTAACTCCATGCGTTTAAGTAGTTTATGACGTGAGGTATGTCACATACTTGTCCTATTTTTGCGCCGAGCTTAACAGTCTACGACGACACTTTGAATAAGTTTAGATTATAGGTCACCTGCTGTTGGTCACGACCATCCACCCTTCAAAGTTTGAAGAACGTAGGTCGAAGCATACTCTAGTT
Coding sequences:
- the LOC128221839 gene encoding arylsulfatase B-like, producing MESPRPLLLCAVLAGLVVLAAAKPPHIIFIVADDLGWNDVGWHNDKMFTPNLDKMASRGVILDSSYVQPVCTPSRNCFMTGYYPFHTGLQHMVILPNQASYLPANFTTLPQKLKQLGYTTHMVGKWHLGFCDWKYTPTYRGFDSFMGYYNGAEDYYTHVIMDGYDFRFNKSVHYPQEGEYSANVIAARAEEILDSVDPEKDQLYLYLPFQSVHAPLQVPQQYEDMYANISTKSRRTYCGMVSALDEAVGNITSALRDRGFMDNAIIVFTTDNGGPTYTASNNLPLRGAKTTLWEGGTRGAAFVYSENLLEKTGYTNNEMIHAVDWFPTLLTLAGGEPDAGMDGVNQWPTVSSGAPSARSEFVYNIDDIDKNAAIRVGQYKLIEGSPGHYNGWTPLPPLVASDMVNASFAKHQLFDLQADPTEHHDIASDHPDVVSKLLDRLSFYKATMVPSNFPLPDPASDPKHFGGNWSPGWC